From the genome of Kluyveromyces lactis strain NRRL Y-1140 chromosome F complete sequence:
TAGTATACCTCAAACTTCTGAATATAATTGAACAACTACAGCCTCTGTAAAAAAGGCCggtatttttttcaaaccaGTTATCATGGGTATCAAAAATTTAGCTACACTTATTTCTGAGCAAGTACCGAATGCTATTAAGAGCAGAGATATAAAGTATTTCCATGGAAGAAAAGTAGCCATCGATGCCTCGATGTCTCTTTATCAATTTCTCATTGCTGTGAGACAGCAGGATGGGGTTCAGCTCGCTGGTGAAGATGGAGAAACGACGTCGCATCTTATGGGTATGTTCTACCGTACGTTGCGCATGATTGATCATGGAATAAAACCATGTTATGTGTTCGATGGAAGTCCACCAGAACTTAAGAAATACGAATTGGATAAACGTAAGGTGAGACGTGAGGATACCGAGGCTAAGTTGAAAGAAGCCACGGAACAGGCagaaattatcaaacaTGAAAGAAGACTCGTGAAAGTTTTGCCATGGCATAATGAGGAAGCTCAGAAGTTGTTATCTCTTATGGGTATTCCTTACGTTGTGGCACCTGCAGAAGCTGAGGCGCAATGTGCAGAGCTTGCTAAATCAGGGAAAGTGTTTGCAGCTGCCAGTGAAGATATGGATACATTATGCTATCAAACGCCAGTTTTATTGAGACATTTGACTTTCAGTGAGGCCAGAAAACTTCCaatccaagaatttgacaCTGATGTGATTTACAACACTTTGGACTTGACTCAGACGCAATTCATTGATTTAGGTATCATTCTAGGGTGTGATTATTGTGAAGGAATCAAGGGTGTAGGCCCTGTCAAtgcattgaaattgattaaAGAACACGGTTCCCTGGAAGCCATCGTAGAGAAATTCGAAAATGGAGACATCAGTAGTGGCAGATGGAAAATCCCTGAAGGTTGGCAATTCAAAGAAGCGCGTGATTTATTCATGCAACCAGATGTTATTCCAAGTGAGGAAGTGACGTTGAAATGGGAGGAACCTAAAGCCGAggaattgattgaatttatggttaaagaaaaagggtTCAATGAAGACAGAATTAAATCaggtattgaaagattacGCAAGGGTTTGAAAGTCGGCGTACAGAAAAGACTTGActcattcttcaaaattcaaCCGAAAACTAAGGAAGAGCTAGCAACCGCTGCTAAAAAGGCAAAGgatgcaaagaaaaaggctGCTGCTAAAGGTAAGATTGCCAAGAGACGTTAAGTTTTATTGTTTTATCTTAGGTTAGACTGTTTACATTACATTACCATCAATTACATAGTtaattcaaaatcattgaaaagttaTAGTAAAAAGGAACTGAAAATTATTCCAGTTCGTCAGACGTTCATTAACCGataatataaataaatatgGGATGATATTCCTCTAACCATGTATAACTAGCAAGGTAAGTGGTTTATTCCAACTGATAACATACATTTGTCCATAAATGTGTAtcatatacatatatatatagaatGAACCAGCGCATAAACTGTATTGTTACGAGTCAATGTTCGAGATGTTATATGTCTCCAAAATTCAATtaattgatttcaaaaactACGTAATTGCCTACAGTGAGAACTATGTTATATATTATCGATAATGTACAAATACTAGTATTTATTGCAAATGCTAAAACAAAGGTTCTTTGCCAACGACTCTGTCTATTAATATGCGCACGGTAAGtgaacaaaagaaggaagagCAAATTTTGTTATGTGTATGGAAGGTGAGTGCTACAATTAGAAACTGACCTTATCTGCTGAACGAAGAATGAAAATGTTTACTGGCGTAAACGTTCAGAGTGGTACTTGGTTTCTTTAACTAACTTGATGGCAACTTCTTCTAACTTTGTGATTTCTTCGCCTCTTTCGAAGATAATGTATTCGTTattttcatccaatttgGCTTTAACTTCGTAATCATTGATGATGTTTTGTGCTACAGCCAAAACCTTTTCGATATCAAGATCAAACAATTTCGATAATTTAGAAATGGATATTTTAGAGTAGAATCTCTTGTAAGTGAAAATGTaagttttcaaagtttcaatttgaacCTTTTCACTTAGTTGgttgatgatatcatcaGATTTACTCAACAAAGACCACACAGAAATTTTCCTCAAATATTCGATCGATTGTAAGTAATCACCCTTTTGCATTGACTTTGCAGCATAAAGAATGTGATCTCTTAGAGTTTCTGGAGGACCATGGAAAATAGCTTTCTCTGAACTCTCTAGAATACGGCGGATagatttttggaaaactgGGATTCTCTTGACCTTAATACCGCTGTAATAAGCTGCCATGTGAGGCACATCAAGTAATAAAGAACATGTCATGTAGACGGTGTCAATTAGATCCAAGTTGATGTGTTGATGGAAAGGAAGACATAATTGTTCAACAGGGGCACCCTGCACGACATTGCTGTTCGCATTAGCTCTTTGTAAACTTTGTTGACCCAAAATTTCTCTTAGATGTGGATTAATACAAAGACCGTTCAAAACTTGGTGACATTCATTTATTAAACCAGCCTTAAATGCAGCCAAACCAAGTTGAATAACACATCTATTGTACAAAATTTGTAATGCTGCATCAGAGCCTGAAATGAATTTAGCAATATCGGAAGAAAGcattattttctttgctgGAGCGTATTCTTGGTTCAATGCAATATAATATGTTTTGTACAAGGTACCTTTTCTGTAGTTGAACACGTTGTTACTCTTTTGTTTAATTAAGAAATCGGACAATTCAGAGATGACCTTGAAGTTGTAATCGGCATCTGCGGAATCTGATTCATTCAAACGAACGAAAGAGGATTCAAGGGACGCAGTTCCTTCACGAATTTGTTTCCATGCAACGGTTTCCATAATAGAGATGAGCTTGTCGGACTTGTAGTAGATATGTTCAAGTCTTCTGTTGAAGACACGGGCCAAAAGTCTATCGCGGTGTTCTTCTGCAGTTACACGTTCAAAGTACAATTGGGATCTGATAATCAAATTGTAAATAGATTGTTCATCTCTCAAACGTTCCATGTATTCACTGGAACGAGTGTCAATGTTCAAAAGGGATTTGCTA
Proteins encoded in this window:
- the RAD27 gene encoding multifunctional nuclease RAD27 (similar to uniprot|P26793 Saccharomyces cerevisiae YKL113C RAD27 5' to 3' exonuclease 5' flap endonuclease required for Okazaki fragment processing and maturation as well as for long-patch base-excision repair member of the S. pombe RAD2/FEN1 family), producing MGIKNLATLISEQVPNAIKSRDIKYFHGRKVAIDASMSLYQFLIAVRQQDGVQLAGEDGETTSHLMGMFYRTLRMIDHGIKPCYVFDGSPPELKKYELDKRKVRREDTEAKLKEATEQAEIIKHERRLVKVLPWHNEEAQKLLSLMGIPYVVAPAEAEAQCAELAKSGKVFAAASEDMDTLCYQTPVLLRHLTFSEARKLPIQEFDTDVIYNTLDLTQTQFIDLGIILGCDYCEGIKGVGPVNALKLIKEHGSLEAIVEKFENGDISSGRWKIPEGWQFKEARDLFMQPDVIPSEEVTLKWEEPKAEELIEFMVKEKGFNEDRIKSGIERLRKGLKVGVQKRLDSFFKIQPKTKEELATAAKKAKDAKKKAAAKGKIAKRR
- the NIP1 gene encoding translation initiation factor eIF3 core subunit c (similar to uniprot|P32497 Saccharomyces cerevisiae YMR309C NIP1 Subunit of the eukaryotic translation initiation factor 3 (eIF3) involved in the assembly of preinitiation complex and start codon selection); this translates as MSRFFLKTYEYDSTSSGEEEDLLSQSEEDLVSSSSEEELSDDSFFNDSDESSDNDEDNDSDSKPYGPDWFKKPEFRKGGGSGANKFLKSTNYSSDEDSSDEEDGKKVVKSAKEKLLDEMKSIYQKIDSAEAQQDWESLLNHLETILKLYTKAQQQNYGTPNIFVKSLARFEDAVSATSQDEIKNKAVARAYNTTKQRVKKLIRENETSVKAYRENPEDFDKEPVLDADIDSRDVSATPFSLSGKKNLDLASVANNISELDFFKTLNIIIDSRGKKNTDHTEQIKTTEELLKIAKTPYEKICTYLNLIPIRFDASVSLSYQPLEQWKASKDNLDGLLEVLEQEIDHYQVTEFAPRNDFIEDEPEANEHGVKEILGSIFSMVERLDDEFSKSLLNIDTRSSEYMERLRDEQSIYNLIIRSQLYFERVTAEEHRDRLLARVFNRRLEHIYYKSDKLISIMETVAWKQIREGTASLESSFVRLNESDSADADYNFKVISELSDFLIKQKSNNVFNYRKGTLYKTYYIALNQEYAPAKKIMLSSDIAKFISGSDAALQILYNRCVIQLGLAAFKAGLINECHQVLNGLCINPHLREILGQQSLQRANANSNVVQGAPVEQLCLPFHQHINLDLIDTVYMTCSLLLDVPHMAAYYSGIKVKRIPVFQKSIRRILESSEKAIFHGPPETLRDHILYAAKSMQKGDYLQSIEYLRKISVWSLLSKSDDIINQLSEKVQIETLKTYIFTYKRFYSKISISKLSKLFDLDIEKVLAVAQNIINDYEVKAKLDENNEYIIFERGEEITKLEEVAIKLVKETKYHSERLRQ